A stretch of the Xiphias gladius isolate SHS-SW01 ecotype Sanya breed wild chromosome 21, ASM1685928v1, whole genome shotgun sequence genome encodes the following:
- the cnpy2 gene encoding protein canopy homolog 2 produces MVTARTQPLESSRPRGGAVSSSTPSCPAAPLPTSPHFTECDGTSRRTVKVASRNRCKMRAASPVLASCVVLCLLLGFGQAARQGQDIKCGACRALVDEMEWAISQIDPKKMIQTGSFRINPDGSQSIREVPLARSEGNLLELMESVCERMEDYGEHTDSSTNRKSYVRVKSRSGEAMDLSEATLDSRVTSSLKFACETIVEQHEDEIIEFFAHETDNVKDKLCSKRTDLCDHALKMPHDEL; encoded by the exons ATGGTAACGGCCCGAACGCAACCGCTAGAATCTTCCCGGCCACGTGGGGGCGCTGTCTCGAGCTCGACCCCATCCTGTCCAGCAGCTCCGCTGCCTACGTCACCACATTTCACCGAATGCGATGGAACGTCGCGGAGAACCGTGAAGGTGGCTTCCAGAAACAG GTGCAAAATGAGGGCAGCGTCTCCTGTGCTCGCATCGTGCGTGGTTCTGTGTCTCCTCCTGGGCTTCGGCCAGGCAGCCAGACAAGGACAGGACATCAAATGTGGAG CCTGCAGGGCTCTGGTAGACGAGATGGAGTGGGCCATCTCCCAGATAGATCCAAAGAAAATGATCCAGACTGGATCCTTCAGGATCAACCCGGACGGTAGCCAGTCCATCAGAGAg GTTCCTCTGGCTCGCTCAGAGGGCAACCTCCTGGAGCTGATGGAGAGCGTGTGTGAGAGGATGGAGGACTATGGCGAGCACACAGATTCTTCGACAAATAGGAAGTCCTACGTTCGGGTCAAATCTCGGAGCGGGGAGGCCATGGACCTCTCAGAGGCCACGCTGGATTCAAGAGTTACATCCAGCTTAAAATTTGCA TGTGAAACAATTGTTGAGCAGCATGAAGATGAAATCATTGAATTTTTCGCTCATGAGACCGATAATGTTAAAGACAAACTCTGCAGCAAGAGGACAG ACCTCTGTGACCACGCTCTGAAAATGCCCCATGACGAACTTTGA